The following proteins are co-located in the Pedobacter sp. FW305-3-2-15-E-R2A2 genome:
- a CDS encoding O-methyltransferase, which translates to MSLINEDMQQLLLNYCEPESELLQKIDRETNLKVLMPRMLSGHYQGRVLSMLSKMISPDRILEIGTFTGYATICLAEGLKETGIIYTLDINEELEEMVRRNFAASPDAAKIRYILGDATKTVHELQETFDLVFIDADKKNNGTYYDLIFDRVRPGGLIIVDNVLWSGKVLNANPDKDTKNITTFNDKIAADDRVEKMILPVRDGLFIIRKK; encoded by the coding sequence ATGAGCCTGATTAATGAAGATATGCAGCAATTGCTGCTCAATTACTGCGAACCTGAAAGTGAGTTACTCCAAAAAATAGACCGGGAAACCAATCTGAAAGTATTGATGCCGAGAATGCTTTCCGGCCACTACCAGGGAAGGGTATTGAGCATGCTCAGCAAAATGATCAGCCCGGACAGAATTCTGGAAATCGGCACCTTTACCGGCTATGCAACAATCTGTCTGGCCGAAGGACTCAAAGAAACAGGGATCATTTATACGCTGGACATCAATGAGGAACTGGAAGAGATGGTCCGCCGCAACTTTGCAGCATCTCCGGATGCAGCAAAAATCAGGTACATCCTGGGTGATGCCACAAAAACAGTCCATGAACTTCAGGAAACTTTTGACCTGGTTTTTATTGATGCGGATAAAAAAAACAATGGGACTTATTACGACCTTATTTTCGACAGGGTGAGGCCTGGAGGGCTTATCATCGTCGATAATGTCCTATGGAGCGGTAAGGTCCTAAACGCCAATCCCGATAAAGACACTAAAAATATTACTACATTTAATGATAAAATAGCGGCAGACGACCGTGTAGAAAAAATGATTCTTCCCGTCAGGGACGGCTTATTTATCATCAGAAAAAAATAG
- a CDS encoding M14 metallopeptidase family protein translates to MKYFFLSFLCLFFVGKSVEAQIKSPDEFLGYSLGSRFTPHYKVLEYFKYIGGANKNVKIQKYGKTYEGRELLVAVISAKENLDNLETIRKNNVSMSNAEKVFPKSRQPAVLWLSYNVHGNEASSTETALKMLYTLTDSKVPNIQSWLKNTVVIIDPCLNPDGRERYVNFFSAATGFQPNSNPMSREHAEPWPGGRSNHYYFDLNRDWAWQSQVETQQRLALYHEWMPQVHVDFHEQSYNEPYYFAPAAEPIHQDITPWQRNFQITVGKNNAKYFDQNGWQYFTKEQFDLLYPSYGDTYPLYNGAIGMTYEQGGISAGLSVVTLDGDTLTLKDRIDHHFTSGMATVETVSLHAEKLVEEFKKYFENGISSPPGLYKTYVIKAQNKSRLKRLVSLLKKNEIEFAFGLDKTLSGYSFETQKTESFKVERNDLVVNLQQAKAVLANVLLEPQTSVSDSNTYDITAWALPYAYGLPAYATTESVKGRYPAMEEVKEVFPVIAKPYAWIFPWNSIEDAQVLIALQKENVKVRIAEEAFSLGSRNFAVGSLLVYRTENERGIPDLQAKIIGIEKKLKMSFYPASGGFVDKGKDFGSSAYRLLTTPKVAVIAGPESSSQSVGEIWHFFEQELHYPISLIDAKNMGNLDINKVNVLVVPDGSYGDEVAGKLEDWLKIGGKVILFEDAILNVNEAKPFEIKRKEFPKEELSGTNSSEYARRKQGDLSEAIPGAIFKIHLDHSHPLAAGLGSYYYALKTDDKVYEHLSRGWNVGVLKTGSYVAGVAGKNVVKKLSSGMVFGVQSIGKGAVVYLGSDVLFRSFWENGKQLFLNSLFLID, encoded by the coding sequence ATGAAATACTTTTTCCTCTCTTTTTTATGCTTGTTTTTTGTTGGAAAGTCCGTTGAAGCGCAGATAAAGTCGCCTGATGAGTTTTTAGGCTACAGTTTAGGGAGTCGTTTTACACCTCATTATAAAGTGCTGGAATATTTTAAATATATCGGAGGGGCAAATAAAAATGTCAAAATTCAGAAATATGGTAAGACTTACGAAGGCAGAGAGCTGTTGGTGGCCGTCATTTCTGCTAAGGAAAACCTGGATAATCTGGAAACAATCAGGAAGAATAATGTTAGCATGAGCAATGCAGAAAAGGTGTTTCCTAAGTCAAGGCAGCCCGCGGTGCTCTGGTTGAGCTATAATGTGCATGGAAATGAAGCCAGTTCTACGGAAACGGCCTTAAAGATGCTATATACATTGACAGATAGTAAAGTTCCAAACATCCAAAGCTGGTTAAAAAATACGGTAGTCATCATTGATCCATGTTTAAATCCAGATGGAAGAGAGCGTTACGTGAATTTCTTTTCGGCGGCAACAGGTTTTCAGCCAAATTCAAATCCGATGTCCAGGGAACATGCTGAACCATGGCCGGGTGGACGTTCCAATCATTATTATTTTGACCTGAACAGGGACTGGGCCTGGCAGTCTCAGGTAGAAACTCAGCAACGTTTGGCTTTATACCATGAATGGATGCCTCAGGTACATGTTGATTTTCACGAACAAAGCTATAATGAGCCTTATTATTTTGCGCCCGCAGCGGAGCCGATTCATCAGGACATTACACCATGGCAACGGAATTTTCAAATCACAGTAGGAAAGAACAATGCGAAGTATTTTGATCAGAATGGCTGGCAATATTTTACAAAAGAACAATTCGACTTATTATACCCTTCTTACGGAGATACTTACCCTTTATATAATGGTGCGATCGGCATGACTTATGAGCAGGGGGGGATTAGTGCGGGTTTATCTGTCGTTACCCTTGATGGGGATACACTGACCTTAAAAGACCGGATAGACCATCATTTTACCAGTGGAATGGCGACAGTGGAAACGGTTTCGCTGCATGCAGAGAAGCTTGTTGAAGAGTTTAAGAAGTATTTCGAAAACGGAATCAGTTCCCCTCCGGGGCTTTATAAAACGTATGTGATCAAAGCGCAGAATAAAAGCCGGTTAAAGCGGTTGGTCAGTCTTTTGAAAAAGAATGAAATCGAATTTGCCTTTGGGCTTGATAAAACTTTAAGCGGTTATAGTTTTGAAACGCAGAAAACGGAAAGCTTCAAGGTAGAAAGGAATGATTTGGTGGTGAATCTTCAACAGGCGAAAGCTGTGCTGGCCAATGTATTACTGGAGCCACAAACTTCGGTCAGCGATTCGAACACTTATGACATTACTGCATGGGCATTACCTTATGCTTATGGCCTCCCGGCTTATGCCACTACGGAATCTGTAAAGGGGAGATATCCGGCGATGGAAGAGGTGAAGGAAGTTTTTCCGGTCATTGCCAAGCCTTATGCCTGGATTTTCCCATGGAATTCTATAGAGGATGCACAGGTGCTGATTGCTTTGCAAAAGGAGAATGTAAAGGTGAGAATTGCAGAGGAGGCATTTAGCCTCGGCAGCCGTAATTTTGCAGTAGGTTCTTTATTGGTTTACAGAACAGAGAATGAGCGTGGAATTCCCGATCTGCAGGCTAAAATTATAGGAATTGAGAAAAAACTGAAGATGTCTTTCTATCCGGCTTCGGGTGGTTTCGTGGATAAAGGGAAAGATTTTGGTTCTTCCGCTTACCGGCTCCTGACTACGCCAAAGGTGGCTGTGATTGCAGGACCGGAGAGTTCTTCGCAAAGTGTAGGGGAGATCTGGCACTTTTTTGAGCAGGAACTCCATTATCCCATTAGTTTGATTGATGCTAAAAACATGGGCAATCTCGACATCAATAAGGTAAATGTGTTGGTCGTTCCGGATGGTTCTTATGGAGATGAGGTTGCCGGAAAACTGGAAGACTGGCTAAAGATTGGCGGGAAGGTGATTCTTTTTGAAGATGCCATTCTGAATGTGAATGAGGCGAAACCGTTCGAGATTAAAAGAAAGGAATTTCCGAAAGAAGAGCTTAGTGGAACCAATTCCAGTGAGTATGCAAGAAGAAAACAGGGAGATTTATCAGAAGCGATTCCAGGTGCCATCTTTAAAATCCATTTAGACCATAGTCATCCATTGGCTGCTGGTTTGGGAAGCTATTATTATGCCTTAAAAACAGATGATAAGGTGTATGAGCATCTGAGCCGGGGATGGAATGTAGGCGTTTTGAAAACCGGAAGTTATGTGGCAGGTGTGGCAGGAAAGAATGTGGTAAAGAAGCTGAGTTCAGGAATGGTCTTTGGCGTGCAATCGATAGGAAAAGGGGCTGTTGTTTACCTGGGGAGTGACGTACTATTCCGCTCCTTCTGGGAGAATGGGAAGCAACTTTTTTTGAATTCTTTGTTTCTGATTGATTAA
- the ricT gene encoding regulatory iron-sulfur-containing complex subunit RicT, producing MGCGSCSTGGGCAPSGCKSNGSCLTGGCQKLEVYDWLSNLDMPSNYIPFQVVEVKFKGARKEFFLNNENIYLEIGELVAVEGPTGGYDVGHISLTGELVRMQMKRRKTPIDQVTRKIYRKATEADVEKWKIAKGLEWETMHKARTLALDLRLSMKISDVDYQGDKTKATFFYTAEGRVDFRELIKKMAETFRIRIEMRQIGMRQEAGRLGGIGSCGRELCCSTWLTNFKTVSTAAARYQNLSLNTLKLAGQCGKLKCCLNYELDTYLDALKDIPDRVENLQTEIGVARHQKTDIFKKLMWFSYPNMEDWIPLKVDRVKEIMAMNKKGLKPNNLKEEAVELVTTTVIEKTPDYENVVGQDSLTRLDDKPKNKGNRNNNNKPGGNRNGEPRNNNNANRTERQGKSGQQGRARTEGNRNQAGGAPAAKAQPKAQPVATDVQPKAANPATAAPADGTAPKPSRNNRNRNNNRRKKPTDKPKNE from the coding sequence ATGGGATGTGGAAGTTGTTCTACAGGTGGCGGTTGCGCCCCCTCGGGCTGCAAAAGTAATGGCTCATGCCTTACCGGAGGCTGTCAGAAATTAGAAGTTTACGATTGGCTGTCGAATTTAGACATGCCTTCAAATTATATACCTTTTCAAGTAGTAGAAGTTAAATTTAAAGGTGCCAGGAAGGAATTTTTCCTGAACAATGAGAATATTTATCTTGAAATTGGAGAGTTGGTAGCTGTAGAAGGGCCTACCGGAGGTTATGATGTGGGTCATATTTCCCTGACGGGAGAATTGGTCCGTATGCAGATGAAACGCCGGAAAACCCCGATCGATCAGGTTACCCGTAAGATTTACAGGAAGGCAACAGAAGCTGATGTCGAGAAGTGGAAGATTGCTAAAGGACTGGAGTGGGAAACCATGCATAAAGCCAGAACCTTGGCCTTAGACCTGCGCTTATCGATGAAAATCAGTGATGTGGATTATCAGGGCGATAAAACCAAAGCTACTTTCTTTTACACTGCTGAAGGCCGTGTTGATTTCCGTGAACTCATCAAGAAGATGGCAGAAACTTTCCGGATCAGGATCGAAATGCGTCAGATTGGAATGAGGCAGGAAGCGGGAAGACTTGGAGGAATCGGCTCTTGTGGCCGTGAACTTTGCTGTTCTACCTGGTTAACGAACTTCAAAACGGTCTCTACTGCTGCTGCAAGGTATCAGAACTTATCGCTGAATACCTTGAAGCTCGCCGGACAGTGCGGAAAGCTGAAATGTTGTTTAAACTATGAGCTGGATACTTACCTGGATGCCTTAAAGGACATTCCTGACCGTGTAGAGAACCTGCAGACAGAAATCGGCGTTGCCCGTCATCAGAAAACAGACATCTTTAAGAAGCTAATGTGGTTCAGTTATCCGAATATGGAAGACTGGATTCCTTTAAAAGTGGACCGTGTAAAAGAAATCATGGCCATGAATAAAAAGGGTTTAAAACCAAATAACCTAAAGGAAGAGGCAGTAGAACTGGTAACTACTACCGTGATTGAGAAAACTCCTGATTATGAAAATGTGGTTGGACAGGATAGTTTAACACGTCTGGACGATAAGCCTAAAAATAAAGGAAACCGCAATAATAACAATAAACCCGGAGGCAACCGTAATGGAGAGCCAAGGAACAATAACAACGCGAACAGGACGGAAAGACAGGGTAAATCGGGACAACAGGGAAGAGCACGCACAGAGGGCAATAGGAACCAGGCTGGCGGAGCTCCTGCAGCGAAGGCGCAGCCTAAAGCACAACCTGTAGCGACGGATGTTCAGCCTAAAGCGGCGAATCCTGCAACAGCAGCTCCTGCAGACGGTACTGCACCAAAACCGAGCAGAAACAACAGGAACAGAAATAATAACCGTAGAAAAAAACCAACGGATAAGCCTAAAAATGAATAA
- a CDS encoding gliding motility lipoprotein GldH — protein sequence MNNLKAFLLLATGITITLFSGCDTNNIIDNNISMPSRNWSYVNKVKAVVEITEPAKSYNIYFKLRHTADYGYSNIFVLFHLRELGQKRESRRYEYRLAQPDGQWNGSGSGNLYTYTLPLLTNYKFPKAGKYELEIEQNMRDNPLKEISDAGIKVSAIVP from the coding sequence ATGAATAATTTAAAAGCATTTCTATTGCTTGCAACTGGTATCACAATCACCCTTTTTAGTGGTTGTGATACCAATAATATCATTGACAATAACATTTCTATGCCCTCCAGAAACTGGAGCTATGTGAACAAGGTGAAGGCTGTTGTAGAGATCACGGAGCCCGCTAAGTCTTATAATATTTACTTTAAGTTACGCCATACCGCTGATTACGGATATTCCAATATTTTCGTCTTGTTTCATTTACGGGAACTGGGGCAAAAACGGGAAAGCAGACGTTACGAATACCGCCTGGCACAGCCTGACGGACAATGGAATGGTTCCGGTTCCGGAAACCTTTACACCTATACTTTGCCGCTTTTAACCAATTATAAGTTCCCTAAAGCGGGAAAATACGAGTTGGAAATCGAGCAGAATATGCGCGATAATCCGCTTAAAGAAATCAGTGATGCCGGAATTAAAGTTTCTGCAATAGTTCCATAG
- a CDS encoding DUF6266 family protein codes for MATLKNGINGPFKGKVGSVIGSSRNDTDYIKGLSERTAPFTTGELKNQGKFALAQSWLKPLTTYVRAGFKDYNKTAKGFVAAKSFLMKNAIRLEGGTHVVDPSLMQVSFGDLPLAKELTVELIPGNGLKFSWNPEWLADTNPDDQVMLLAYNTADQEAYYTTTGQFRKTGTDLLSLPTNQGISYEVYIAFVSADRTRQSHSAYLGKVVV; via the coding sequence ATGGCCACATTAAAAAACGGGATCAATGGTCCCTTCAAAGGAAAGGTTGGTTCAGTAATAGGCAGCAGCCGCAACGATACCGACTATATCAAAGGTTTAAGTGAAAGAACAGCCCCCTTTACCACAGGAGAACTCAAAAATCAGGGTAAATTTGCATTGGCGCAATCCTGGTTAAAGCCGCTTACAACTTACGTAAGGGCAGGATTTAAAGATTATAATAAAACAGCAAAGGGTTTTGTTGCGGCAAAATCTTTTCTGATGAAAAATGCGATCAGACTGGAAGGAGGTACTCATGTTGTTGATCCATCATTGATGCAGGTCAGTTTCGGAGATCTTCCCCTCGCGAAAGAACTGACAGTCGAGCTGATCCCAGGAAATGGATTAAAGTTCAGCTGGAATCCCGAATGGCTAGCAGACACCAATCCTGATGATCAGGTGATGCTCCTTGCCTATAATACGGCCGATCAGGAGGCTTATTATACCACTACAGGGCAATTTAGAAAGACCGGTACAGATCTCCTTAGTCTGCCAACAAATCAGGGAATCAGCTATGAGGTCTATATTGCCTTCGTTTCCGCAGACAGAACGAGACAATCACATAGTGCCTATTTGGGAAAAGTTGTGGTTTAA
- the ruvX gene encoding Holliday junction resolvase RuvX — protein MPRILAFDYGTKRIGIAVTDPLQIIATGLDTIHPKDIIEYLKKYFLTEQVEAFVIGDPKQMDGSPSDSAQHVKGFSKILRRNFPDIPQFWIDERFTSKLAHQAIMQSGLKKQDRQNKDRVDTIAATIILQYFMEQPRL, from the coding sequence ATGCCTAGAATTCTAGCTTTTGATTATGGAACCAAGCGGATCGGAATCGCCGTTACAGACCCTTTGCAAATTATTGCCACAGGACTGGATACCATACACCCCAAAGACATCATTGAATACCTGAAGAAATACTTTTTAACCGAACAGGTAGAAGCATTCGTGATCGGAGATCCAAAACAAATGGATGGCTCTCCATCAGATTCTGCGCAGCATGTGAAAGGTTTTTCGAAAATTTTAAGAAGAAACTTCCCTGACATCCCTCAGTTTTGGATTGATGAGCGCTTTACCTCTAAACTGGCCCATCAGGCCATCATGCAGAGTGGCCTCAAAAAACAAGACCGACAGAACAAAGATCGGGTGGATACCATTGCAGCAACCATCATTCTGCAATATTTTATGGAACAGCCCCGTTTATAG
- a CDS encoding glucosaminidase domain-containing protein — protein sequence MIKKLLWVWISITFLSLAARAQSTEDYIAERLTHAQELMREHQIPASIILAVAIHESAAGQSKIARYMNNHFGVKGPNSNTEIRSAYRDYPTVDESYDHFIEFLKSRATFSPLFEKYDQYDYRNWARGIQRGGYARSRSWSSQIVGLIKKYELYQYDERPDDYVEPAVVISSRKRKKSRSSASGKRYTVKAGDNLSKIAKRNHTTTKAIMNKNGLKNVNLKPGQKIKL from the coding sequence ATGATTAAAAAACTATTGTGGGTTTGGATCAGCATCACTTTTCTAAGTCTTGCTGCCCGGGCACAAAGTACGGAAGATTATATTGCTGAACGCCTGACACATGCGCAGGAACTCATGCGGGAACATCAAATCCCCGCAAGCATTATCCTGGCAGTGGCCATTCATGAATCTGCAGCAGGTCAGAGTAAAATCGCCCGCTATATGAACAATCATTTTGGGGTAAAAGGCCCCAATTCAAATACTGAAATCCGTTCCGCTTACCGGGATTATCCTACAGTAGATGAATCTTACGATCATTTTATTGAATTTCTTAAAAGCAGGGCCACTTTTAGCCCTTTATTTGAAAAATACGATCAGTATGATTATCGGAACTGGGCCAGGGGAATACAACGCGGTGGTTATGCCAGGAGCCGCTCCTGGTCTTCACAGATCGTTGGACTGATCAAAAAATATGAATTGTATCAGTATGACGAAAGACCAGACGATTATGTAGAACCAGCGGTAGTAATTTCCAGCAGAAAGAGAAAAAAATCCAGAAGCAGTGCTTCAGGGAAAAGATATACCGTAAAAGCAGGCGATAATTTAAGTAAAATTGCAAAACGGAATCATACGACGACCAAGGCCATTATGAACAAAAACGGATTGAAGAATGTAAACCTGAAACCCGGACAAAAAATAAAACTCTGA
- a CDS encoding DUF3078 domain-containing protein, protein MKIFYASFLLVFVASINTLSAQEVDTIPIDTKGLDIKLKRSPLPSRTGVLIFKPVTLSPIVVDAKVNYWKTKTAIGINVNQATFSNNWKGGGVNSLAVGGLVNYKAEYSKENYSYVSEVILEYGKVKNKDQLQKKTRDRIFWDNKAAIQMSKNWYFFASINFESQFDKGFRYDMKDGVEIPTQISGFMAPGYLTESMGFEYKPNKYFSTRIGTGTAKQTFVLDKSIFIDKNPKFGVDSGKTFRNELAFQIVSNFEKEIFTNTTLKARYQMFIPYDRPLIHIDHRLDVTLTSKLNRLMNVSLSGIGLMDKDTDPSIQGSQTLALGVMFVFPR, encoded by the coding sequence ATGAAGATTTTTTATGCCAGCTTCTTATTGGTTTTTGTCGCATCCATAAATACCTTGTCTGCTCAGGAAGTAGATACCATTCCAATTGATACCAAAGGTTTAGACATCAAACTAAAACGTAGTCCCTTACCTTCCAGAACAGGAGTTTTAATTTTTAAACCTGTAACCCTTTCTCCCATTGTTGTGGATGCGAAAGTAAATTACTGGAAAACAAAGACCGCGATAGGGATCAATGTGAACCAGGCAACTTTCTCGAATAACTGGAAAGGCGGTGGAGTAAATTCCCTTGCTGTAGGAGGATTGGTCAACTATAAAGCCGAATACAGCAAAGAGAACTATAGCTATGTAAGCGAGGTCATTCTCGAGTATGGGAAAGTCAAGAATAAGGATCAGCTGCAAAAGAAAACCAGAGACAGGATTTTTTGGGATAACAAAGCTGCCATACAGATGTCGAAAAACTGGTATTTCTTTGCCTCCATAAACTTTGAATCCCAGTTTGACAAAGGTTTCAGGTATGACATGAAGGATGGTGTTGAAATTCCTACCCAGATCTCCGGTTTTATGGCCCCGGGTTATCTGACCGAGTCCATGGGTTTTGAGTATAAGCCCAACAAGTACTTTTCTACAAGGATTGGTACAGGTACGGCAAAGCAGACTTTTGTATTAGATAAAAGCATATTTATAGATAAGAATCCTAAATTTGGTGTCGACTCTGGTAAGACCTTCAGAAATGAACTCGCTTTCCAGATCGTGAGCAATTTTGAAAAAGAAATCTTTACGAACACCACCTTGAAAGCAAGGTATCAGATGTTTATTCCTTACGACAGGCCATTGATTCACATAGACCATCGTCTCGATGTTACGCTGACTTCTAAGCTGAACAGACTCATGAATGTCTCTTTAAGTGGCATAGGGCTTATGGACAAAGATACCGATCCCAGTATACAAGGGAGTCAGACACTTGCGCTGGGCGTGATGTTTGTCTTCCCACGCTAA
- the murF gene encoding UDP-N-acetylmuramoyl-tripeptide--D-alanyl-D-alanine ligase, translating to MSAIDSLYQHFLNYPTICTDTRSITKDCLFFALKGENFDANSFAAQALSNGAAYAIIDNPDYLKDERCILVPDVLTALQDLARHHRSLMNIPVIGLTGSNGKTTTKELVNAVLSEKYKTFATKGNLNNHIGVPLSLLSIDNGIEIAVIEMGANHQKEIEFLCGIAQPTHGLITNIGMAHLDGFGGFEGVKKGKAELYAYLKGHHGTAFINRNNPYLLEMTAVAGLDKVIYYGTGAGNTVSGTLLKTDPFLELSWTDAAGEHQTTTNLTGSYNFENILAAICLGEFFDLSPEQINTGLSGYQPKNNRSQLTKTDRNTVICDFYNANPSSMTAALANINSLSAERKVVIIGDMFELGKESPEQHRLVISEAEKTNVETLIFIGKDFYEEKGQHRGHFFRSPDEAQAFLEKESLSDRLVLLKGSRGMALERLLPYL from the coding sequence ATGTCAGCCATCGATTCCCTGTATCAACATTTCTTAAATTATCCTACGATATGCACCGATACAAGGAGCATTACCAAAGACTGTCTTTTCTTTGCGCTCAAAGGAGAGAACTTTGATGCGAATTCCTTTGCTGCACAAGCTTTAAGCAATGGCGCTGCTTATGCCATCATCGACAATCCTGATTATTTAAAAGATGAGCGCTGTATCCTTGTCCCGGATGTATTAACGGCTTTACAAGACCTTGCGAGGCATCACCGCTCTCTGATGAACATTCCCGTTATCGGACTAACAGGCAGCAATGGAAAAACGACGACCAAAGAACTGGTCAATGCAGTGCTTTCAGAAAAATACAAAACCTTTGCGACTAAAGGCAACCTGAACAACCACATCGGCGTTCCACTTTCCCTGCTTTCTATTGACAACGGGATCGAGATTGCAGTCATTGAGATGGGTGCGAACCATCAGAAAGAAATCGAATTCCTTTGCGGTATCGCACAACCAACTCATGGATTGATCACCAACATCGGCATGGCTCATTTAGACGGTTTTGGGGGTTTTGAGGGGGTAAAAAAAGGAAAAGCGGAGTTGTATGCTTACCTCAAAGGCCATCATGGTACCGCATTCATCAACCGGAACAATCCGTATCTCCTGGAAATGACTGCTGTTGCAGGCTTAGACAAAGTGATTTATTATGGTACCGGCGCAGGAAACACGGTGTCCGGAACACTGCTAAAAACCGATCCTTTTCTGGAACTCAGCTGGACAGACGCAGCAGGCGAGCACCAGACGACAACGAACCTTACCGGGTCTTACAATTTCGAAAATATCCTCGCTGCGATATGCCTCGGTGAATTTTTTGACCTTAGCCCGGAACAAATCAACACCGGATTATCTGGTTACCAACCAAAAAACAACCGCTCACAACTTACAAAAACAGATAGAAACACAGTTATCTGCGATTTTTACAATGCAAATCCCAGCAGTATGACGGCCGCATTGGCCAATATAAACAGCCTCAGCGCCGAACGCAAAGTGGTCATTATCGGCGACATGTTTGAACTGGGAAAAGAATCCCCCGAACAACATCGCCTGGTGATCTCTGAAGCAGAAAAAACAAACGTAGAAACGCTTATTTTCATAGGAAAAGATTTCTACGAAGAAAAAGGACAACATAGAGGTCATTTTTTTCGCAGTCCGGACGAAGCACAGGCTTTCCTTGAAAAGGAATCGTTAAGCGACCGCCTGGTCTTGTTGAAGGGCTCCAGAGGCATGGCTCTGGAACGTTTACTCCCTTACCTATAA
- a CDS encoding glucosaminidase domain-containing protein has product MNKRILLLALILPMFFACKTKKYSRNNKEIEKAANKANPNIPSYTTLNYIEAFKAVAIEEMNAYGIPASITLAQGIIESGSGNSSLAKYANNHFGIKCTSEWKGKAYYKDDDKSNDCFRVYKDARESYKDHSEFLKRKRYSFLFELDKNDYKNWANGLKQAGYATNPRYPAMLISMIEKYQLYQYDQSESEKEKLKREDKIFTEINANIPQEKKKFTPVATPPSKQVITTPADTSAPAKTTVIGSVMPAAPAEKVYTVQKGDTLYNLSKRFNISIEDIKTLNSLSEEGIKIGQKLILVK; this is encoded by the coding sequence ATGAACAAAAGAATACTCCTCCTTGCCCTTATCCTCCCGATGTTCTTCGCCTGTAAGACTAAAAAATACAGCCGGAACAATAAGGAAATAGAGAAAGCTGCGAATAAAGCAAATCCAAATATCCCTTCTTATACCACTTTAAACTACATCGAAGCTTTTAAAGCAGTAGCCATTGAAGAGATGAATGCCTATGGGATTCCAGCGAGTATTACCCTGGCACAAGGCATTATTGAATCCGGCAGCGGGAACAGCAGCCTGGCTAAATACGCCAATAACCATTTCGGGATCAAATGTACTTCTGAATGGAAAGGGAAAGCTTATTACAAGGATGATGATAAAAGCAATGACTGCTTCCGGGTGTATAAAGATGCCCGTGAATCCTATAAAGACCATTCCGAGTTTCTCAAAAGAAAACGCTACAGCTTTTTATTCGAACTGGATAAGAACGACTATAAAAACTGGGCAAACGGACTGAAACAAGCTGGTTACGCCACCAATCCTAGATATCCGGCGATGCTGATCAGTATGATTGAAAAATATCAGTTGTATCAGTATGATCAATCGGAATCAGAAAAAGAAAAACTAAAGAGAGAAGACAAGATCTTTACCGAGATCAATGCCAATATTCCCCAGGAAAAGAAAAAATTCACCCCTGTGGCAACTCCGCCCTCAAAACAGGTGATCACTACGCCTGCAGATACTTCAGCCCCTGCAAAAACAACGGTGATTGGATCGGTCATGCCTGCTGCTCCGGCAGAAAAGGTCTATACCGTGCAAAAGGGAGATACACTGTATAACCTTTCCAAACGGTTCAACATTAGTATAGAGGACATAAAGACACTGAATAGCCTCAGCGAAGAGGGCATCAAAATCGGGCAGAAACTGATCTTAGTTAAATAA